In Candidatus Neomarinimicrobiota bacterium, one genomic interval encodes:
- a CDS encoding glycosyltransferase family 4 protein: protein MVTGVYYPEVSGGSFQCRQLINLLADRVKFSVVTTTNNPQITKRDQVDGVSVYRFYVEIGKIWSLLNATFRLILLFLRLQRGFDIVHFHGFSRKSMLFMALAKLFGKKSIIKLSSAGHDDPLAMQGRSRIIYWFYSLADCFVGPSPRFEKLYNSSSLQHERFRLIPNGVNLEKFQPTEKKQQQELKQELKLPTGLLLILFVGHFSAEKSPNSLFDAWKERIAEELPVTGLVFVGATRSDHYEVDQELVEQIQREVQYHKLRQRIVFVERTYEIEKYYQSADIFVLPTIREGLPNALLEAMATGLPCIASRLEGITEGLLVHGVNGLLFPPGDVAALEENLARVLKDSSLARRLGSEARKTIEDRYSIEQVASEYLEVYNSMLAT from the coding sequence ATGGTCACGGGTGTTTACTATCCAGAGGTCAGTGGAGGAAGTTTCCAGTGCCGTCAACTCATTAATTTGCTGGCAGACAGGGTGAAATTCTCTGTTGTGACAACAACCAACAATCCTCAAATAACCAAAAGGGACCAAGTCGATGGTGTATCTGTTTATCGTTTCTATGTCGAGATAGGAAAAATCTGGTCTTTGTTGAACGCCACTTTTCGTCTAATCTTACTATTCCTAAGGCTACAAAGGGGATTTGACATAGTACATTTTCATGGATTCTCGCGTAAATCGATGTTGTTTATGGCTTTGGCAAAGCTTTTTGGGAAGAAGTCAATTATAAAGCTTTCATCAGCTGGACACGACGATCCCCTTGCAATGCAGGGAAGGAGCCGTATTATCTATTGGTTCTATTCACTGGCCGATTGTTTCGTCGGACCAAGTCCTCGATTTGAGAAGTTGTATAATTCTTCCAGTCTCCAGCACGAACGATTTCGGCTGATTCCCAATGGTGTTAATCTTGAGAAATTCCAGCCAACCGAAAAGAAACAGCAACAGGAGCTGAAACAGGAACTCAAATTACCCACTGGACTATTGCTTATTCTGTTCGTAGGTCATTTTTCTGCTGAGAAATCTCCGAATTCCTTGTTTGACGCTTGGAAAGAAAGAATAGCCGAAGAACTTCCTGTTACAGGACTTGTTTTCGTGGGTGCGACACGCTCCGATCATTACGAGGTGGATCAGGAGCTAGTAGAGCAGATCCAAAGGGAAGTGCAATATCACAAATTGCGACAGCGTATAGTCTTCGTAGAGAGGACGTATGAGATTGAAAAGTATTATCAATCTGCTGACATATTTGTTCTTCCTACTATTCGTGAAGGTTTACCCAACGCCCTATTGGAGGCTATGGCAACCGGACTTCCATGCATAGCTTCCAGGCTTGAGGGAATTACGGAAGGATTGCTAGTGCACGGTGTGAACGGTCTACTTTTTCCACCGGGAGATGTAGCTGCGCTTGAAGAGAATCTGGCAAGAGTCTTAAAGGATTCATCCCTCGCCCGAAGACTCGGAAGTGAGGCAAGAAAAACAATCGAGGATAGGTATTCAATCGAACAGGTTGCGTCCGAATATCTTGAAGTCTATAATAGCATGCTGGCTACCTAG
- a CDS encoding glycosyltransferase family 2 protein — MLREMVTLPQITVLMPVHNGEKYLREAIDSIINQTYTDFEFLIINDGSTDSSRDIILSSDDLRIRLVDNDENMGLTKSLNKGIRHAAGEYIARQDADDVSYPKRLEKQVRFLERNRDHAAVGSCIHIINKKSKIKGTLRKPLESDLISETLQKNNCIAHGSVLMRKNGLLEVGLYDESIDVAQDYDLFIRLSEKFKLANLPDILYGWRNRKGNISNERRQLQRLYNKIIQDRAWSRQHSRLNEGRMDLHNKDMMEVSSNPRFSVLMANYNNAEFMSEAIRSIVDQTFRNWELIIMDDCSTDNSIQVIKRFSTDKRIRLLENSSNIGYTKTLNKLVSKSRAPVFGIFDSDDVLTVDALEVMYRAHIENPNCGFLYSQFLYCDQQLNPVQEGFCRDIPPQSTNLKGYFSSAFRTFKKPVYSRTDGFNERFLYGQDRDIIFKMEEVTDIMFVDRVLYKHRILPKSHSNDPSKKKVGHLCHILAKYDAYQRRLNTEIPNLNRFEISTELFIGFLVSLRIKSFKEAALCISRCLSINPLILLTIWVYVFKRFLNKIEGKLYPDSSFQFPNIC; from the coding sequence ATGCTTAGGGAGATGGTTACCTTGCCCCAGATAACTGTCTTGATGCCAGTTCATAATGGTGAGAAATACCTGCGTGAAGCCATCGACAGCATAATAAATCAGACCTACACGGATTTTGAGTTCCTAATAATCAACGACGGCTCCACCGACTCAAGCAGGGACATTATTCTTTCCAGTGACGATCTGCGCATAAGACTTGTTGATAATGATGAGAATATGGGGTTGACGAAGTCACTCAATAAGGGAATAAGGCATGCCGCTGGTGAATATATTGCAAGGCAGGATGCTGACGACGTTTCGTACCCCAAACGTCTCGAAAAGCAAGTCAGATTTCTCGAAAGAAATCGGGATCACGCGGCAGTTGGCTCTTGTATTCACATAATAAATAAGAAATCAAAAATCAAAGGAACGTTGAGGAAACCTCTAGAAAGTGATTTAATCAGTGAAACTCTTCAAAAAAACAATTGTATTGCTCATGGATCTGTTTTGATGAGAAAAAATGGTTTATTAGAAGTTGGTCTATACGATGAATCCATAGATGTTGCTCAGGATTATGATCTTTTCATAAGGTTATCGGAAAAATTCAAACTGGCTAATCTTCCTGATATTTTATACGGATGGAGAAATCGAAAGGGAAACATTTCAAATGAACGCAGACAATTACAGAGACTCTATAATAAGATTATTCAGGACAGAGCCTGGAGCAGACAACATTCAAGATTGAACGAAGGTAGGATGGATTTACATAACAAAGACATGATGGAAGTCAGTTCCAATCCTAGATTCTCCGTTCTAATGGCAAATTACAATAATGCAGAATTTATGAGTGAAGCAATCAGGTCCATTGTTGACCAGACATTTAGGAACTGGGAGTTGATCATCATGGATGATTGTTCAACAGATAATTCTATTCAAGTTATAAAACGTTTTTCGACTGATAAACGAATTCGACTACTAGAAAATTCATCAAATATTGGCTATACTAAAACGTTGAATAAATTAGTCTCTAAATCTAGGGCCCCTGTTTTTGGAATATTTGACAGTGATGATGTGTTGACTGTTGATGCTCTGGAGGTTATGTACAGAGCTCACATTGAAAATCCGAACTGTGGATTCCTATACTCTCAATTTCTTTACTGCGATCAGCAACTGAACCCTGTACAAGAAGGATTTTGCCGCGATATTCCTCCCCAATCAACAAATCTTAAAGGATATTTTTCTAGTGCGTTCAGAACATTCAAAAAACCGGTCTACTCCAGGACTGATGGTTTTAATGAAAGATTCCTATACGGCCAAGATCGTGATATCATTTTCAAAATGGAGGAGGTAACTGATATTATGTTTGTCGACAGGGTATTGTACAAGCACAGAATCTTACCAAAGTCGCACTCAAATGATCCTTCCAAAAAAAAAGTAGGTCATTTGTGTCATATCCTTGCTAAATACGATGCATACCAACGTCGTCTTAATACTGAGATACCAAACCTGAATAGGTTTGAAATTAGCACTGAGCTTTTCATTGGATTTCTTGTCTCACTTAGGATAAAATCATTTAAGGAGGCAGCACTCTGCATTTCCAGATGCTTGAGCATCAATCCACTAATTCTTCTTACAATATGGGTTTATGTATTCAAGAGATTTCTTAATAAGATTGAGGGAAAATTGTATCCTGACTCAAGTTTTCAGTTCCCAAATATCTGCTAG